One window of the Dethiobacter alkaliphilus AHT 1 genome contains the following:
- the sigI gene encoding RNA polymerase sigma-I factor → MLVPFRKNTENSRPDEYALLAQQGDSQCRDYLLESYRPYVMRVASRYCRRYILAGTDEEFSVALLAFNEAIDSYRSGQGKGFLSFARLVIERRLADYCRKNTRRREVPFSGIVNEQEQSESLPAAETEAAERAFAEQQLQSERQAEIIHFSRLLSRYGITLDELVRISPKHRDARQSAMAAAKAVAENEQWFDYFKKKNALPLKSMEKELPVSRKTLERQRKYIVALLLVYVEDLPHMREYLKGDE, encoded by the coding sequence GTGCTAGTGCCTTTTAGAAAAAATACCGAAAACTCCAGGCCAGATGAATATGCGCTACTGGCACAGCAGGGAGACTCTCAATGCCGGGACTATTTGTTGGAGTCCTACCGACCCTACGTGATGCGGGTTGCTTCCCGCTATTGCCGACGCTACATACTGGCGGGAACAGATGAGGAATTCTCTGTTGCCCTGCTGGCTTTTAATGAAGCCATAGACAGTTACCGCTCCGGCCAGGGAAAAGGATTTTTGTCCTTTGCCCGCCTGGTGATAGAAAGGCGTTTGGCAGATTATTGCCGCAAAAATACACGTCGCCGGGAAGTCCCTTTTTCCGGGATTGTTAACGAACAAGAGCAGTCAGAATCACTGCCTGCCGCCGAAACCGAAGCGGCAGAAAGAGCTTTTGCCGAACAACAGCTGCAGTCTGAACGGCAAGCAGAAATTATTCATTTTAGCCGGCTGCTAAGCCGGTATGGCATCACACTGGATGAGTTGGTGCGCATCTCTCCCAAACATCGCGATGCCAGACAGAGTGCCATGGCAGCAGCCAAAGCGGTGGCGGAGAATGAACAATGGTTTGATTACTTCAAGAAAAAAAACGCACTGCCGCTAAAATCCATGGAAAAAGAACTGCCGGTGAGCCGGAAAACACTGGAGCGGCAGAGAAAATATATTGTGGCTCTTTTATTGGTCTACGTGGAAGATCTGCCCCATATGAGAGAGTATCTGAAGGGGGATGAATAA
- a CDS encoding DUF2905 domain-containing protein, with the protein MDGFGRLFIVLGAVLILVGLAITFGGRFNLGRLPGDIIIQRENFTFYFPLMTGIVLSVVLSAIFWFLNRFFL; encoded by the coding sequence ATGGATGGTTTTGGCCGTCTGTTTATCGTATTGGGTGCTGTTTTAATACTGGTTGGCCTGGCAATAACTTTTGGCGGACGATTCAATCTGGGCCGTTTGCCCGGAGATATAATCATCCAGCGAGAAAATTTCACTTTTTATTTTCCTTTGATGACCGGAATCGTTCTCAGCGTCGTTCTGTCGGCGATTTTTTGGTTTTTAAACAGATTTTTCCTCTGA